The following are encoded together in the Arcticibacterium luteifluviistationis genome:
- a CDS encoding MBL fold metallo-hydrolase, which translates to MKVQFYGAARRVTGSKHLLTTNKGTKILLDCGLFQGIGTTELNSSFGFNPKEVDFVILSHAHIDHTGLLPKLVKDGFNGTVYCTHATKSLCEIMLMDSARIQESDVKRINKRRSKRGDELLEPLYQETDAQKAIDLMDTKGYHTKFEIEEGVNFSFYETGHILGSAGIYVEFQENNITKSLFFTGDIGRPNDKILREPEAFPQADFIISESTYGDKLHPPEADIRAHLLEVVKTTCVEKKGRLIIPAFSVDRTQELIYALDVLESEGKLPRIPVYIDSPLSVKATLVMRKHEEEFNPEILDYIKRDGDAFGFENLNYITKVDDSKAINSSKEPCIIISSSGMAEAGRIKHHIKNNCENANNTILIVGYCSPSSLGYQIKIKAPELRIFGDTFKLNANVEVMDSFSAHADYAEMISYLSCQDTSQVKKLFLVHGEIDRQTAFKARLEKVGFSNIEIPQHKESFTI; encoded by the coding sequence ATGAAAGTACAATTCTACGGAGCAGCTAGACGAGTAACAGGTAGCAAACACCTGTTGACCACAAATAAAGGAACCAAAATCCTCTTAGACTGCGGCTTATTCCAAGGCATTGGGACTACAGAATTAAACAGTTCTTTCGGGTTTAATCCTAAAGAGGTTGATTTCGTTATACTTTCTCATGCACACATTGACCATACTGGCTTACTACCTAAACTAGTTAAAGACGGCTTTAATGGGACTGTTTATTGCACGCACGCTACTAAGAGCCTTTGTGAAATAATGCTTATGGATTCAGCCAGAATTCAAGAAAGTGATGTAAAAAGAATAAATAAGCGACGTAGTAAAAGAGGAGATGAATTACTAGAACCACTTTATCAAGAAACTGATGCTCAAAAGGCCATTGATTTAATGGACACGAAAGGCTATCATACTAAATTTGAGATTGAAGAAGGTGTTAATTTTAGTTTTTACGAAACAGGTCATATCTTAGGTAGTGCTGGCATTTACGTTGAGTTTCAAGAGAACAACATCACGAAGTCTTTATTTTTTACAGGTGATATTGGAAGACCAAACGACAAAATATTAAGAGAACCTGAAGCTTTCCCACAAGCAGATTTCATTATTTCAGAGTCTACTTATGGCGACAAACTTCATCCACCAGAAGCTGACATTAGGGCTCACCTTTTAGAGGTAGTCAAAACCACATGTGTGGAAAAGAAAGGACGACTTATTATCCCAGCCTTTTCGGTAGATAGAACGCAAGAGTTGATTTACGCCTTAGATGTTTTAGAAAGCGAAGGAAAGCTCCCAAGAATCCCTGTTTATATTGATAGCCCTCTATCTGTAAAAGCTACCTTAGTAATGCGTAAGCACGAAGAGGAGTTTAATCCTGAGATATTGGATTACATCAAAAGAGACGGTGACGCTTTTGGTTTTGAAAATCTAAACTACATTACTAAGGTAGATGACTCTAAAGCCATAAACAGCTCTAAAGAACCTTGCATTATAATATCATCCTCTGGAATGGCGGAAGCAGGTAGAATCAAGCATCATATTAAAAACAACTGCGAGAACGCCAATAACACTATCCTAATCGTTGGTTATTGTTCTCCTAGCTCATTGGGTTATCAAATAAAAATAAAGGCTCCTGAACTAAGGATTTTTGGAGATACGTTTAAACTTAATGCCAATGTTGAGGTAATGGATTCTTTCTCTGCCCATGCTGATTATGCAGAAATGATCAGCTATTTAAGCTGTCAAGACACTTCCCAGGTTAAAAAACTATTCTTAGTACATGGTGAAATTGATAGGCAAACGGCCTTCAAAGCTAGACTAGAAAAAGTAGGGTTCAGTAATATAGAAATCCCTCAGCATAAAGAGAGTTTTACTATTTAA
- a CDS encoding MlaE family ABC transporter permease: protein MLSIAGNFFLFLGSLLTRRETFKVYWERFIDECVKIGINSVFIVSIVAFFIGAVTCVQIYANLVSPFIPNYIVSNVVRDMMLLELSSTFMCVVLAGKVGSNIAGELGTMRITEQIDALEVMGINASSYLVLPKVLAAMVTFPLLAILSDFLGIYGGYLAGTLTGILTPEEYIYGIRTSFVPYNIIIALVKAFVFGFLITTISAYKGYHTKGGALEVGQASTTAVTNSCIAILVADYLLAQLLTG from the coding sequence ATGCTTTCTATTGCTGGAAATTTTTTCCTTTTCTTAGGTAGTCTTTTAACAAGACGTGAAACTTTCAAAGTTTACTGGGAAAGGTTTATAGATGAATGTGTCAAAATTGGCATCAATTCCGTTTTCATTGTGTCCATTGTGGCTTTTTTTATTGGTGCTGTAACTTGTGTACAGATTTACGCCAATTTAGTTAGTCCCTTTATTCCTAATTACATTGTGAGTAATGTGGTTAGAGATATGATGCTACTAGAGCTATCATCCACATTTATGTGTGTGGTGCTGGCAGGTAAGGTAGGGTCTAACATTGCTGGTGAACTAGGAACCATGCGAATAACCGAACAAATAGATGCCTTGGAAGTGATGGGAATCAACGCTTCGTCTTATTTAGTGCTTCCTAAGGTATTGGCCGCTATGGTTACTTTTCCATTACTGGCTATTTTATCTGATTTTTTAGGGATTTATGGAGGTTATTTGGCTGGAACTTTAACGGGAATACTTACTCCTGAAGAGTATATTTATGGTATTAGAACGTCTTTTGTCCCTTACAACATAATTATAGCCTTGGTTAAAGCCTTTGTCTTTGGTTTTCTAATTACCACAATTTCTGCATATAAAGGCTATCATACTAAAGGTGGAGCATTGGAAGTGGGACAAGCGAGTACTACGGCTGTTACTAATAGCTGTATCGCTATTTTAGTAGCGGATTATTTATTAGCTCAACTTTTAACTGGATAG
- the purH gene encoding bifunctional phosphoribosylaminoimidazolecarboxamide formyltransferase/IMP cyclohydrolase produces the protein MAKKIQSALISVFYKDGLDKIAKLLHENDVTIYSTGGTQKFIEELGIPVVAVEDLTSYPSIFGGRVKTLHPKIFGGILHRRENTEDVKTAAEMEIPAIDLVIVDLYPFEETVASGASEDDIIEKIDIGGIALIRGAAKNFQDVLIVSSRNQYDDVYDILASKGCGTDLEDRKEYAKKAFGVSSHYDTAIHGYFLGAEDAGNFRSGTSKTLRYGENPHQSASFHGDLDAMFNQIHGKELSYNNLVDTDAAVRLIDEFEDLTFVIMKHNNACGVATAATAVDAYKNALSCDPVSAFGGVIITNTTVDKATAEAMHPLFFEILVAPAFDEDALAILTKKKDRRLLIRKEVKTSKKQFRSLLNGVLEQDKDMTMESGKDFKAVTKTKPSDSEVKALEFALKICKHLKSNNVVLAKEGQLLSCGVGQTSRVDALNQAIDKAKQFGFDLNGAVMASEAFFPFPDCVEIGNKAGIKAVVQPGGSIRDQLSIDYCDENGVAMVMTGVRHFLH, from the coding sequence ATTCAACTGGCGGTACCCAGAAGTTCATTGAAGAGCTCGGAATACCTGTAGTGGCTGTTGAAGATTTAACTTCATACCCTTCCATTTTTGGCGGGCGTGTTAAAACTTTACACCCTAAAATTTTTGGCGGCATTCTTCATAGAAGAGAAAATACGGAAGATGTGAAAACAGCAGCCGAAATGGAAATACCAGCAATTGATTTAGTCATTGTTGACTTATATCCTTTTGAAGAAACGGTAGCTTCAGGAGCTTCTGAAGATGACATTATTGAAAAAATTGACATTGGCGGAATAGCCCTAATAAGAGGAGCAGCCAAAAACTTCCAAGACGTTCTTATTGTTTCTTCTAGAAATCAATATGACGATGTTTACGACATTCTTGCCTCAAAAGGATGTGGAACAGACTTAGAAGACAGAAAAGAATACGCAAAAAAAGCTTTCGGAGTTAGCTCACATTACGACACTGCCATTCACGGTTATTTCTTAGGAGCAGAAGATGCTGGCAACTTTAGATCAGGCACTTCTAAAACACTTAGGTACGGAGAAAATCCTCACCAATCAGCTAGTTTCCACGGCGATTTAGACGCGATGTTTAACCAGATACACGGCAAGGAGCTATCTTATAACAACTTAGTAGATACAGATGCTGCTGTAAGATTGATTGATGAATTTGAAGATTTGACATTCGTTATCATGAAGCATAATAATGCTTGTGGTGTAGCTACAGCAGCAACCGCAGTAGATGCTTACAAAAATGCTCTTTCATGTGACCCTGTTTCTGCTTTTGGTGGTGTAATCATTACCAACACTACAGTAGATAAAGCTACGGCAGAAGCAATGCATCCTTTATTCTTTGAAATATTAGTAGCCCCTGCTTTTGACGAAGATGCATTGGCCATCTTAACAAAGAAGAAAGACAGACGATTGTTAATCAGAAAAGAGGTTAAAACTTCAAAAAAACAATTTAGAAGTCTTTTAAACGGCGTCTTAGAGCAAGACAAAGACATGACAATGGAGTCTGGCAAAGATTTCAAAGCAGTTACCAAAACCAAACCTTCTGACTCAGAAGTTAAGGCCCTTGAGTTTGCATTAAAGATTTGCAAACACCTAAAATCAAACAATGTGGTTTTAGCCAAAGAAGGTCAATTACTTTCATGTGGCGTAGGTCAAACGTCTAGAGTAGATGCCTTGAATCAAGCAATTGATAAAGCAAAACAATTTGGCTTCGATTTAAATGGTGCAGTGATGGCTTCCGAAGCTTTCTTCCCATTCCCTGATTGTGTTGAAATTGGAAACAAGGCAGGCATAAAAGCAGTAGTGCAGCCAGGTGGTTCTATTCGTGACCAACTGTCAATTGACTATTGTGACGAAAACGGCGTAGCCATGGTAATGACTGGTGTTAGACATTTCTTACATTGA
- a CDS encoding DUF5606 family protein, protein MEALQDVAHISGRPGLFRIIKPGRSGVIVESMDGNKKREIVNVNAKVSVLKDISIYSEEHDKSTPLAEIFTTLKEQNGEKIDFEVKKSTPAEFFTFFEGVMPDFDKERVYTSDIKKIIQWYNLLAKEMPELWEKKTQETEEKPSKKK, encoded by the coding sequence ATGGAGGCTTTACAAGACGTAGCACACATTTCTGGAAGACCAGGATTATTTAGAATCATTAAACCAGGTCGTTCTGGCGTAATTGTCGAGAGCATGGACGGCAATAAAAAGAGAGAAATTGTCAATGTAAATGCCAAAGTCTCTGTTTTGAAAGATATTTCAATTTACAGCGAAGAGCATGACAAATCAACTCCTCTTGCCGAGATATTTACAACATTAAAAGAGCAAAACGGAGAAAAAATTGACTTTGAAGTCAAAAAATCAACGCCTGCGGAATTCTTCACTTTCTTTGAAGGAGTGATGCCTGATTTCGACAAAGAGCGTGTTTACACTTCAGATATCAAGAAGATTATTCAATGGTATAACCTTCTTGCTAAAGAAATGCCTGAGCTTTGGGAAAAGAAAACTCAAGAAACAGAAGAAAAGCCTTCTAAGAAAAAATAG
- a CDS encoding SDR family oxidoreductase, whose amino-acid sequence MNKVAVISGASKGIGLAIANKFASEGIDLIITSRNQDDLNEIKLDLEAAHNISVHVCVADISQKEGVKAFSDFINDLNRPIDILVNNAGTFLQGNLLDEPEGALETQIDTNLYSAYHLTRGVIANVRKAPQAHIFNICSIASLQAYSGSGSYTISKFALLGFSKSLRAELLPEKIKVTAVLPGATFTSSWEGVDLPESRFISAIDVADSIWSAYSLSPSAVVEEIVIRPTEGDI is encoded by the coding sequence ATGAACAAAGTTGCAGTAATAAGCGGGGCTTCAAAAGGAATAGGCCTAGCAATAGCAAATAAATTTGCATCAGAGGGCATTGACTTGATTATTACATCAAGAAACCAAGACGACCTGAACGAAATCAAACTCGATTTAGAAGCGGCACACAATATTTCTGTCCATGTATGTGTAGCCGACATAAGTCAAAAAGAAGGAGTGAAAGCTTTTAGTGATTTCATAAATGACTTAAATCGACCAATTGACATCCTTGTCAACAATGCAGGGACGTTTCTTCAAGGAAACTTATTAGATGAGCCCGAGGGAGCTTTAGAGACACAAATAGACACAAACCTTTATTCTGCTTATCATTTAACTAGAGGTGTGATAGCAAACGTAAGGAAGGCTCCACAAGCTCATATTTTCAACATTTGCTCTATTGCTAGTTTACAGGCTTACAGCGGTTCTGGCTCTTATACTATTTCAAAATTTGCCTTACTTGGTTTTAGTAAATCTTTAAGAGCAGAACTACTCCCTGAAAAGATAAAAGTAACCGCAGTATTACCAGGAGCTACCTTCACCAGCAGCTGGGAAGGGGTTGACCTACCTGAATCAAGGTTTATTTCAGCAATAGACGTAGCAGACTCTATTTGGTCAGCTTATTCGCTTTCCCCATCCGCTGTGGTAGAAGAAATAGTTATTAGACCTACAGAAGGAGACATTTAG
- a CDS encoding ABC transporter ATP-binding protein has translation MIEIKNISKSFNGRQILFGIDGVFEKGKTSLVIGASGTGKSVLLKCMLDLVKPEEGQVLYDGRRFLLQEEEDKKDVRRDMGVLFQGGALFDSKTVYENVEFPLKMLTTMSESEKKDRVELCLQRVGLEGTGKLMPSEVSGGMKKRVGIARAIVMNPKYLFCDEPNSGLDPLTAIKIDELIKEITEEYNTTTVVITHDMNSVLSIGDYIMFLNKGRKLWEGDSQSILKTHIQELDEFVFSNHALRQLRG, from the coding sequence GTGATAGAAATAAAGAATATATCAAAGTCATTTAACGGTCGCCAAATTCTGTTTGGGATAGATGGTGTCTTTGAAAAAGGTAAGACCAGTTTAGTAATTGGAGCGAGTGGAACAGGGAAAAGTGTGCTTTTAAAGTGTATGCTTGACCTTGTAAAGCCAGAAGAAGGCCAAGTTTTATATGATGGCAGACGTTTTTTGCTTCAAGAAGAGGAAGACAAAAAGGATGTAAGAAGAGATATGGGTGTTCTCTTTCAGGGGGGAGCTTTGTTTGATTCTAAGACTGTTTACGAAAATGTAGAATTCCCCTTGAAGATGCTGACCACTATGTCGGAGTCTGAAAAAAAGGATAGGGTAGAGCTTTGTTTGCAAAGAGTGGGTTTAGAAGGTACAGGCAAATTGATGCCTTCTGAGGTTTCTGGTGGAATGAAGAAACGAGTGGGTATAGCTAGAGCTATCGTGATGAACCCGAAATATCTTTTCTGTGATGAGCCAAATTCTGGATTAGACCCGCTTACGGCCATAAAAATTGACGAACTGATAAAAGAAATTACGGAGGAGTATAATACTACCACTGTAGTTATCACGCATGACATGAATTCCGTTTTGTCTATTGGTGATTATATCATGTTTCTTAACAAAGGCAGAAAACTATGGGAGGGAGATAGTCAGTCTATTTTAAAGACCCATATCCAAGAATTAGACGAGTTTGTTTTTTCAAATCACGCCTTGAGGCAATTGAGAGGATAA